From Micromonospora rifamycinica, a single genomic window includes:
- a CDS encoding FAD-binding oxidoreductase, giving the protein MDVTIHRRKWFMPAPDLAQSLTGAAADHERAAAYFWSFLLLRGVRFLPRRLAAVFFSTVVELIARGGDPAAYRAGLVVLGRLYQRFDLLPGDGAVVAAAVVDTVRRFAGESWGSESARVWEQGCLRVLGLAEQSAEMLGDGPQVTFGVVESVVSAGVDLAVVSVRPVGRLHFVAGEALPVCSPRLPGRWRWLSPANAPRVDGTVEFHVRAIPGGAVSPVLVGQVAVGESLWLGPPCEVGLSAAVAGDADLLLVAGGTGLAPLRAVVEQLAVSRVRRRVTVVVGARDLPALCEMAGLEGLRRAYGGWLSVVLVSGDEGVDPLAAGGLLGAVLLHYEPGRAVVVCGPPQLIEEARTWLLVGGVASEDLRLAVTFRHGFDVVSWASRQRHADTVVAEVAGGEAGEDRRAGDVP; this is encoded by the coding sequence GTGGACGTGACGATCCACCGAAGGAAGTGGTTCATGCCCGCGCCTGATCTTGCCCAGTCGCTGACCGGTGCTGCCGCTGATCATGAGCGAGCAGCGGCGTACTTCTGGTCGTTCCTGCTGCTTCGGGGTGTGCGGTTTCTTCCGCGGCGGCTTGCGGCGGTGTTCTTCTCGACGGTGGTGGAGTTGATTGCGCGTGGGGGTGATCCTGCTGCGTATCGGGCTGGGCTGGTGGTGTTGGGCCGGTTGTACCAGCGGTTCGACCTGCTTCCGGGTGATGGGGCGGTGGTCGCGGCGGCGGTGGTGGATACGGTGCGGCGGTTCGCGGGGGAGTCGTGGGGGTCGGAGTCGGCCCGGGTGTGGGAGCAGGGCTGTCTCCGGGTGCTGGGTTTGGCCGAGCAGTCCGCCGAGATGCTGGGCGATGGTCCGCAGGTGACGTTCGGTGTGGTGGAGTCGGTGGTGTCGGCGGGTGTGGATCTTGCGGTGGTGTCGGTGCGTCCGGTGGGGCGGCTGCACTTCGTGGCGGGGGAGGCGTTGCCGGTGTGTTCGCCGCGGTTGCCGGGTCGGTGGCGGTGGTTGTCTCCGGCGAACGCGCCGCGTGTGGACGGGACGGTCGAGTTCCATGTTCGTGCCATTCCCGGTGGTGCCGTCTCACCGGTGCTGGTCGGGCAGGTGGCGGTGGGGGAGTCGCTGTGGTTGGGGCCGCCGTGTGAGGTGGGCCTGTCGGCGGCGGTGGCCGGTGACGCGGATCTGCTGTTGGTTGCCGGGGGTACGGGGCTTGCGCCGTTGCGGGCGGTCGTGGAGCAGCTCGCGGTGTCGCGGGTGCGGCGGCGGGTGACGGTGGTGGTCGGTGCCCGTGACCTGCCGGCGCTGTGTGAGATGGCGGGGTTGGAGGGGTTGCGGCGGGCGTATGGCGGTTGGTTGTCGGTGGTGTTGGTGTCCGGTGATGAGGGTGTTGATCCGTTGGCGGCGGGTGGTTTGTTGGGTGCGGTGTTGCTCCACTATGAGCCGGGTCGGGCCGTGGTGGTGTGTGGTCCGCCGCAGTTGATCGAGGAAGCCCGTACCTGGTTGCTGGTCGGTGGGGTGGCCTCTGAGGATCTGCGTCTGGCGGTGACGTTCCGGCATGGCTTCGACGTGGTGTCGTGGGCGTCGCGGCAACGTCACGCTGACACGGTGGTCGCTGAAGTGGCCGGCGGCGAGGCCGGGGAGGATCGTCGGGCGGGGGATGTGCCGTGA
- a CDS encoding GNAT family N-acetyltransferase, with amino-acid sequence MSDVTFARLGAEAAGGLMDELCEVYADAYGQVPGEDATVKVDAFRGRATAALGARNYELVTARAGDELVGFVFGYSLRQDRDWFAGLQPAPEEGFTDERGGERTVVLAEIEVRKAWQGRGIGRGLHDSFLRGRREERATLSANPAATGTHALYEGWGWQRVGVVPGGPGAYYREYVKFVRPLR; translated from the coding sequence GTGAGCGATGTGACGTTTGCCCGCCTCGGTGCGGAGGCTGCTGGCGGGTTGATGGATGAGCTGTGTGAGGTCTACGCGGACGCCTACGGGCAGGTTCCTGGCGAGGACGCGACGGTCAAGGTTGACGCGTTCCGGGGGCGGGCCACGGCGGCGCTGGGTGCGCGGAACTACGAGCTGGTCACCGCGCGGGCGGGGGACGAGCTGGTGGGGTTCGTCTTCGGGTACAGCCTGCGGCAGGACCGGGACTGGTTCGCGGGGCTTCAGCCGGCTCCGGAGGAGGGGTTCACCGACGAGCGGGGTGGCGAACGCACGGTGGTCCTGGCCGAGATCGAGGTACGTAAGGCATGGCAGGGTCGGGGGATCGGGCGCGGCCTGCATGATTCGTTCCTGAGGGGACGGCGTGAGGAACGCGCCACGCTGTCGGCCAACCCTGCCGCGACCGGTACTCATGCGCTCTATGAGGGGTGGGGCTGGCAGCGGGTTGGTGTCGTTCCTGGAGGTCCCGGTGCTTATTACCGGGAGTACGTCAAGTTTGTGCGCCCCCTGCGTTAG
- a CDS encoding tetratricopeptide repeat protein — protein MFGDVIMVSGVGGDVTITTARPPYRAEAFPTTVETVAVEQARQRPSQLLLAQHRVVPFVGRDSDLAEVAQWMGRPGGVLVRLLHAAGGQGKTRMAGHVADACAQAGWTVWRVLHEPEFTGGYRMDLPAGGGLLVVADYADRWPVSHLQSLLTHLKSMNVQAGVTVRVLLLARSTTAWWPALRNRLRSDHQVEATSQPLPPLGEQVDRGVLFRQARDRFATAMDVTDADRLRPPPNLAEDAFRQVLSVHMAALVAVDAHRRNTTAPTGPHALSSYLLDRERDHWYALHHRPVEPRQTPPEVMGRTVYLATLTAAVPRDTATDLLHRVGLTAPAATTIIDDHRFSYPPEDDRTVFQALQPDRLGEDLIALSTPGHRHTGDEDGWDSDDWAAAAVEQLLRFDTDPPPWAAHAVTVLVETARRWDHVATDILYPVLRTHPHLALAAGGTSITRLATIPGVDRDVLDAIAGVLPTDRHVDLDIAAAAITTALTPHRLAATTDPAAHARLHATHAWRLANAGLRDQALPPAEEAAGIYRRLAEVNPAAYLPDLAGSLNSLGVLLSELGRREEALVTSEEAVTIRRRLAEVNPAAYLPDLAMSLNSLGVRLSGLGRREEALAPAEEAVTIRRRLAEVNPAAYLPDLAGSLNNLGVLLSELGRREEALIPSEEAVTIRRRLAEVNPAAYLPDLAGSLNNLGVLLSELGRREEALVSSEEAVTIRRRLAEVNPAAYLPDLATSLWAYGWVYVNVKANFVEALEATTEAITIYGPLAEQLPAVFAERLFAAYQTLADILDGLGRADEAAELRQQLDAATGGGADPG, from the coding sequence GTGTTCGGTGATGTGATCATGGTGTCGGGGGTGGGCGGCGACGTCACGATTACCACTGCTCGGCCGCCGTACCGGGCGGAGGCGTTCCCCACGACGGTGGAGACGGTGGCCGTGGAGCAGGCGCGGCAGCGTCCGAGCCAGCTGTTGTTGGCCCAGCATCGCGTGGTGCCGTTCGTCGGACGTGACAGCGATCTCGCCGAGGTGGCGCAGTGGATGGGTCGGCCGGGTGGGGTGCTGGTGCGGCTGCTCCACGCTGCCGGAGGGCAGGGAAAGACCCGGATGGCGGGGCATGTCGCCGACGCGTGCGCGCAGGCCGGGTGGACGGTGTGGCGGGTGCTGCACGAGCCGGAGTTCACCGGCGGCTACCGGATGGACCTGCCTGCCGGCGGTGGGCTGCTGGTCGTCGCCGACTACGCCGACCGGTGGCCGGTGTCCCATCTACAGAGCCTGCTGACCCACCTGAAGAGCATGAACGTGCAGGCCGGCGTCACGGTGCGGGTGTTGCTGCTGGCCCGCTCCACCACGGCATGGTGGCCGGCGCTGCGCAACCGGCTGCGCAGCGACCACCAGGTCGAGGCCACCAGCCAGCCGCTGCCGCCATTGGGGGAACAGGTCGACCGGGGGGTGTTGTTCCGGCAGGCCCGTGACCGGTTCGCCACCGCAATGGACGTCACCGACGCCGACCGGCTCCGACCGCCGCCGAACCTGGCCGAAGACGCGTTCCGGCAGGTGCTGTCCGTGCACATGGCGGCCCTGGTCGCCGTCGACGCTCACCGCCGCAACACGACAGCGCCGACCGGGCCGCACGCGTTGTCGTCGTATCTGTTGGACCGCGAGCGTGACCACTGGTACGCGCTGCACCACCGCCCGGTCGAGCCGCGCCAGACACCACCAGAGGTGATGGGCCGCACGGTGTATCTGGCCACCCTCACCGCCGCCGTGCCCCGCGACACCGCCACCGACCTGCTGCACCGGGTCGGGCTCACCGCACCCGCCGCCACCACGATCATCGACGACCACCGGTTCTCCTACCCACCCGAGGACGATCGCACCGTCTTCCAGGCGTTGCAGCCCGACCGGCTCGGCGAAGACCTGATCGCCCTGTCCACACCCGGCCACCGGCACACCGGAGACGAAGACGGCTGGGACAGCGACGACTGGGCCGCTGCCGCCGTCGAGCAGCTGCTGCGCTTCGACACCGATCCGCCGCCGTGGGCAGCGCACGCCGTCACGGTGCTGGTGGAGACTGCCCGCCGCTGGGACCACGTGGCCACCGACATCCTGTACCCCGTCCTGCGCACACACCCACACCTGGCTCTGGCCGCCGGCGGCACCTCCATCACCCGACTGGCCACCATCCCGGGTGTCGACCGCGATGTCCTTGACGCCATCGCCGGGGTTCTGCCCACTGACCGGCACGTCGACCTGGACATCGCCGCCGCCGCCATCACCACCGCCCTCACCCCGCACCGGCTGGCCGCCACTACCGACCCCGCTGCGCACGCCCGCCTACACGCCACCCACGCGTGGCGACTGGCCAACGCCGGCCTCCGCGACCAAGCCCTACCCCCCGCCGAGGAAGCCGCCGGTATCTATCGGCGGTTGGCGGAGGTGAATCCTGCCGCCTACCTGCCTGACCTTGCGGGGTCGTTGAACAGCCTCGGCGTTCTGCTGTCTGAGTTGGGTCGGCGGGAGGAGGCGCTGGTTACCAGCGAGGAGGCTGTCACGATCCGTCGGCGGTTGGCGGAGGTGAATCCTGCCGCCTACCTGCCTGACCTTGCGATGTCGTTGAACAGCCTCGGCGTTCGGCTGTCCGGGTTGGGTCGGCGGGAGGAGGCGCTGGCTCCCGCCGAGGAGGCTGTCACGATCCGTCGGCGGTTGGCGGAGGTGAATCCTGCCGCCTACCTGCCTGACCTCGCGGGGTCGTTGAACAACCTCGGCGTTCTGCTGTCTGAGTTGGGTCGGCGGGAGGAGGCGCTGATTCCCAGCGAGGAGGCTGTCACGATCCGTCGGCGGTTGGCGGAGGTGAATCCTGCCGCCTACCTGCCTGACCTCGCGGGGTCGTTGAACAACCTCGGCGTTCTGCTGTCTGAGTTGGGTCGGCGGGAGGAGGCGCTGGTTTCCAGCGAGGAGGCTGTCACGATCCGTCGGCGGTTGGCGGAGGTTAATCCTGCCGCCTACCTACCTGACCTCGCGACGTCGTTATGGGCGTACGGGTGGGTGTACGTGAACGTGAAGGCCAACTTCGTCGAGGCGCTGGAAGCGACCACCGAGGCGATCACCATCTACGGGCCTCTGGCCGAACAGCTGCCGGCCGTGTTCGCCGAGCGGCTGTTCGCCGCCTACCAGACCCTCGCCGATATCCTGGACGGACTGGGCCGGGCCGACGAGGCCGCAGAACTGCGCCAGCAGCTCGACGCGGCTACCGGCGGTGGCGCGGACCCAGGGTGA
- a CDS encoding helix-turn-helix domain-containing protein → MTDGNPESLRQQQTRLAAELRSAGRTWVETADVFRDRFRLNPRVALRVVRGWSQAKAAEEWNQRWPNEPKSFKSFSYWEIWPGKGGYSPSQDNLARLAELYECSVADLLADLPSFRHLDSATASTPVTTEGVKPGLAGEIMVPSEAEILLRDLLGRRPNADADAPPQAEAAGLYRRPEEVNFAELAQVITMWMQRVPHPQTRRDLLGKLTAALAVAATAPLTELTGFTDSATAAPTLTDPARFEPATLAHCEAMMPNLRKQGDVLGAAATLPTALAYRRLAEQQAKAAPHGPHRDHAIATYAELTQLAGWLCFNTGDYHTAQRLYDDARTAAHDARAVELVTYILCTMSHLATWQGKPRIGIDHAAAASAWADQTSSPYARAYAADVTVRALTADNQNHQSKQALDREYAALQAALADQSPSQSWWYFYDESFYWATNAQNALKFDGADRIMAATEKALKISDQGNLHERSFRLLYRAEAFAQQQNIGVACQTISEVVELTSVNSTRRIEQRVQQLRRGLDPWKRTRAVRELDQAINAYRSPPLT, encoded by the coding sequence ATGACCGACGGGAATCCCGAAAGCCTGCGGCAGCAACAAACGCGCCTCGCCGCCGAACTACGGTCAGCGGGAAGAACATGGGTCGAGACCGCCGACGTCTTCCGCGACAGGTTCCGCCTCAACCCCCGCGTCGCGCTGCGCGTCGTTCGCGGATGGAGCCAGGCGAAAGCCGCCGAGGAATGGAACCAGCGCTGGCCCAACGAACCCAAGTCGTTCAAGAGCTTCTCGTACTGGGAGATCTGGCCCGGCAAGGGCGGCTACTCACCCTCCCAGGACAACCTGGCCCGCCTCGCCGAACTCTACGAATGCAGCGTCGCCGACCTCCTGGCCGACCTACCGAGCTTCCGCCACCTCGACTCCGCCACCGCATCGACTCCCGTCACGACCGAGGGGGTGAAACCCGGGCTCGCAGGTGAAATCATGGTGCCCAGCGAGGCAGAGATCCTGCTTCGTGACCTGCTCGGTCGACGCCCCAACGCCGACGCGGACGCCCCGCCACAAGCGGAAGCCGCCGGCCTGTACCGCCGACCCGAGGAGGTCAACTTCGCAGAGTTGGCGCAGGTCATCACCATGTGGATGCAACGAGTACCCCACCCCCAGACCCGACGCGACCTCCTCGGCAAACTCACCGCCGCACTGGCCGTCGCCGCGACAGCGCCCCTGACCGAGTTGACAGGCTTCACCGACAGCGCCACCGCCGCACCCACGCTCACCGATCCCGCACGGTTCGAGCCGGCCACCCTCGCGCACTGCGAAGCCATGATGCCCAACCTGCGTAAACAGGGCGACGTCCTCGGCGCTGCCGCCACCCTCCCCACCGCCCTGGCCTACCGACGCCTCGCCGAACAACAGGCCAAAGCCGCACCCCACGGCCCCCACCGCGACCACGCCATCGCCACCTACGCCGAACTCACCCAACTCGCCGGGTGGCTCTGCTTCAACACCGGCGACTACCACACCGCCCAACGCCTCTACGACGACGCACGCACCGCCGCCCACGACGCCCGCGCCGTCGAACTCGTCACCTACATCCTCTGCACCATGAGCCACCTCGCCACCTGGCAAGGCAAACCCCGCATCGGCATCGACCACGCCGCAGCCGCCTCTGCCTGGGCCGACCAGACCAGCAGCCCCTACGCCCGCGCCTACGCCGCCGACGTCACCGTCCGCGCCCTCACCGCCGACAACCAAAACCACCAATCCAAACAAGCCCTCGACCGCGAGTACGCCGCCCTGCAAGCAGCGTTGGCCGACCAGAGCCCCAGCCAGTCCTGGTGGTACTTCTACGACGAGTCCTTCTACTGGGCCACCAATGCCCAGAACGCACTGAAGTTCGACGGAGCTGATCGAATCATGGCAGCAACCGAGAAAGCCCTCAAGATCAGCGACCAAGGCAATCTCCACGAGCGCTCGTTCCGCCTGCTGTATCGCGCGGAGGCGTTCGCGCAACAGCAGAACATCGGTGTCGCCTGCCAGACCATCTCCGAAGTCGTGGAGCTGACCTCGGTGAACTCGACCCGCCGTATCGAACAGCGAGTGCAGCAACTGCGGCGCGGACTCGACCCGTGGAAGCGCACCCGAGCGGTACGGGAACTCGACCAGGCAATCAACGCCTACCGCTCGCCACCCCTCACCTAA